The Faecalibacterium prausnitzii genome includes a window with the following:
- a CDS encoding ferrous iron transport protein A — MMPLTMAKAGETVTIQKITGKDEVRLHLAELGFVVGSDVTVVNEIAGNLIVQVKESRLALDKTMANRILIG, encoded by the coding sequence ATGATGCCTTTGACGATGGCCAAGGCGGGCGAGACCGTCACCATTCAAAAGATCACCGGCAAGGACGAGGTGCGTCTGCATCTGGCAGAACTCGGCTTTGTGGTGGGCAGCGATGTGACTGTGGTCAACGAGATCGCGGGCAACCTGATCGTGCAGGTCAAGGAAAGCCGCCTGGCGCTCGACAAGACGATGGCCAACCGCATTCTGATCGGCTAA
- a CDS encoding transglycosylase domain-containing protein yields the protein MRTLKDLLKRLLCWALLLALLVLAAAGAVLGVQGWKLYRATQPGLPAAQLYETLSARPGFTTCDAIPQTYIDAVIAVEDSRFELHHGVDPVAIVRALWTDLRTRSLAEGGSTLTQQLAKNIYFTQEKHFARKAAELFAALDIEKHCSKQQIFEMYVNTIYFGSGCYGIAEAAEGYFGKTPAELTSAECVLLAGLPNAPSAYSPHSSPELALKRSQVVLDRMVSCKKLTKTQARELQDEIAALPVLART from the coding sequence ATGCGGACGCTGAAGGATCTCCTCAAACGGCTGCTGTGCTGGGCGCTGCTGCTGGCACTGCTGGTGCTGGCTGCGGCGGGGGCTGTGCTGGGGGTACAGGGATGGAAACTCTACCGTGCCACCCAGCCCGGACTCCCGGCGGCGCAGCTGTACGAGACCCTCTCGGCCCGCCCCGGATTCACCACCTGCGATGCCATCCCCCAGACCTACATCGACGCCGTCATCGCCGTGGAGGACAGCCGGTTCGAGCTGCACCACGGCGTGGACCCGGTGGCCATCGTCCGGGCGCTGTGGACAGACCTGCGGACCCGCTCGCTGGCCGAAGGCGGCAGCACCCTGACCCAGCAGCTGGCAAAGAACATCTACTTCACGCAGGAGAAGCACTTTGCCCGCAAGGCGGCGGAACTTTTCGCGGCGCTGGACATCGAAAAGCACTGCTCCAAGCAGCAGATTTTTGAGATGTACGTGAATACGATCTATTTCGGCAGCGGATGCTACGGCATCGCCGAGGCGGCGGAAGGCTACTTTGGCAAGACGCCTGCGGAGCTGACCTCCGCCGAATGCGTCCTGCTGGCGGGCCTGCCCAATGCGCCGTCCGCCTACTCGCCCCATTCCAGCCCGGAGCTGGCGCTCAAGCGCTCGCAGGTGGTGCTGGACCGGATGGTCTCCTGCAAAAAGCTCACAAAGACCCAGGCCAGAGAGCTGCAGGATGAGATCGCCGCGCTGCCGGTGCTGGCAAGAACCTGA
- a CDS encoding ABC transporter permease has protein sequence MLKRCILAENRKLHASPIWAMFFVLPILSATYGTFNYLQNLEILTDGWYSLWTQHTLFYSMLFFPAMVATYAAYLWRLEHLGHNWNLIMASPVPPLDLFAAKFAVVTKLAFLTHGFVFALFVFCGKVFAHLPGWPPVRLPLFLLRGLLGALAVIAAQLVLAMVIRSFAVPIFLGLLGGITGIFISSKGHGLLWPYSLMQLGMNSNKSADALAGSYGLFAASCLGWLVVFFLLAHLLLRRCDVRA, from the coding sequence ATGCTGAAACGCTGTATTCTTGCGGAGAACCGCAAGCTCCACGCATCCCCCATCTGGGCCATGTTCTTTGTGCTGCCCATTCTTTCCGCCACCTATGGCACGTTCAATTATCTGCAAAATCTTGAGATCCTCACCGACGGCTGGTACAGCCTTTGGACCCAGCACACCCTGTTTTATTCCATGCTCTTCTTCCCTGCCATGGTAGCCACCTATGCTGCCTACTTGTGGCGGCTGGAACATCTGGGGCACAACTGGAACCTGATCATGGCAAGCCCCGTACCGCCGCTGGACCTGTTTGCCGCAAAGTTTGCGGTGGTGACAAAGCTTGCGTTTCTGACCCACGGCTTTGTGTTCGCGCTGTTCGTGTTCTGCGGCAAGGTATTTGCCCATCTGCCCGGCTGGCCGCCGGTTCGGCTGCCGCTCTTTCTGCTGCGGGGGTTGCTGGGTGCGTTGGCTGTTATTGCTGCGCAACTGGTGCTGGCCATGGTCATCCGCAGCTTTGCCGTGCCCATTTTTCTGGGGTTGCTGGGCGGCATTACCGGCATCTTTATCAGCTCCAAGGGTCATGGGCTGTTGTGGCCCTATTCCCTGATGCAACTCGGTATGAACTCCAACAAAAGTGCGGATGCTCTGGCTGGCAGCTACGGGCTGTTTGCAGCCAGCTGTCTGGGGTGGCTGGTGGTGTTCTTTCTGCTGGCGCATCTTCTGCTGCGCAGATGCGATGTCCGGGCCTGA
- a CDS encoding uridine kinase, producing the protein MNMTSLTQTIASLLEAHPERPVLIALDGRCGSGKTTLAAQLAEQFPGSAVFHTDDYYLPPAQRIPDWAETPCANMDLARLREEVLVPAQAGAAVRSRAYSCREGAYLPEQCVPPAPLYILEGSYSHHPILADFYDLKVFVTCSKEEQARRLQAREGERYENFVRRWIPLEEAYFAQCRIEALADLLWDTTNL; encoded by the coding sequence ATGAATATGACTTCTCTCACCCAGACCATCGCCTCCCTGCTGGAGGCCCACCCGGAGCGGCCCGTGCTCATCGCGCTGGACGGCCGCTGCGGCAGCGGCAAAACGACGCTGGCGGCACAGCTGGCAGAACAGTTTCCGGGCAGCGCCGTCTTCCATACCGACGACTACTATCTTCCCCCGGCACAGCGCATCCCGGACTGGGCCGAAACGCCTTGCGCCAATATGGACCTGGCCCGCCTGCGGGAGGAAGTGCTCGTTCCGGCACAGGCCGGGGCCGCGGTGCGCAGCCGGGCGTACTCCTGCCGGGAGGGTGCCTATCTGCCGGAACAGTGCGTACCGCCCGCACCGCTCTATATACTGGAGGGCAGCTACAGCCACCACCCGATTCTTGCAGACTTTTATGACCTCAAAGTGTTCGTCACCTGTTCCAAAGAAGAACAGGCCCGCCGTTTGCAGGCGCGGGAAGGCGAACGCTACGAAAACTTTGTCCGTCGGTGGATTCCTCTGGAAGAGGCCTACTTTGCGCAGTGCCGCATCGAAGCGCTGGCTGACCTCCTCTGGGATACTACAAATTTATGA
- a CDS encoding FtsX-like permease family protein — MQKSYRKNILRDLRGNLSRFLSLFGIVALGVMILTGLASFAPSMRIAGQKYYVQQNVFDLRVLSTLGLSEDDIDAIAATEGVTAVQPVKYLDTEGRWSSTDQPAVLRIQQLPADPGADTAENLNRPLLLAGRMPEAADECVVHVMGHGEEIPIGTTLTLPDGTDGLARTSYTVVGQVQDPLHFSSDQETSTAGDGVLDAIVYVSDGQLTADYYTVCYIKVKNADQYDNYSDEYQTAVDAVADRLTSISGAQCTTRREALIDDATAKLTDAKQTYDEQKAEAERQFAQAEQKLDEAQAQLTAAKAQLEQGEAEYTSGKAQLAQQKAALPDTMQSGADKVLDGEEQILEFEDQLQQIELLVNLKQVADPLLTYAEAALHNAQKALDEAEPADEEYTELRDALAKAQAAYDSIYAQLNGYQQQLDEGKRQMYAQGLLSSPSLSNTELVTEAKAALRKMKLELMQGQLGLSTGTASAYSAFAAAEQQLADARTRLDDGWAEYDTGKEQLDASRTEYATQKAEAEQKLADGQKQIDDAEEQISDIQNGEWYVLDRNSTMSFVTFEQYADRMDAIARVFPVFFFLVAALVASTTMTRMVDENRLQMGTLKALGYSNTAIAGKYLFYGLASSILGSILGMAVGFVVFPTIIWQAYQTMVFRLPTFTLQFYPGMAVGSVLLSAAVIGITTWEACRASLREKTAALLLPRAPVAGKRIFLEYITPLWKHMSFSQKTTARNLFRYKKRFFMTVLGVAGCTALLLIGFGIQDSILPMLNRQTTELNHSDLTISYSDTRAFSVEHGLGDVLDSSADVTSWGRFYNKSVTLYNASGDKQTVSIVTAEDESQMTAYFTFRTRQGHKAIPFDDNSAILTEKTAESLGLAVGDTFEVETSDGSRKTLTLTGITENYVFTRLYLSQAQLRTLTGGTLPEWNTVYGQTDCPTSDDRNTLRTDLLACNYVSGVSFMEDTTEMFDNLIGCLNYVVILIIVCAAALAAVVLYNLISVNLGERKKELATIKVLGFFDNEVYRYIFREIDLLALIGSLAGLALGVPLHQFIVRTVEMDQMMFIRSIAPRSYLFSVALTLFFTVVVCRLMRRHVRNISMVESMKAPE; from the coding sequence GTGCAGAAAAGTTATCGAAAAAACATCCTCCGGGATCTCAGGGGCAACCTGAGCCGGTTTTTGTCCCTGTTCGGCATCGTGGCACTGGGCGTGATGATCCTGACGGGCCTTGCCAGCTTTGCACCCAGTATGCGGATCGCCGGGCAGAAATATTACGTACAGCAGAACGTATTCGACCTGCGCGTCCTCTCCACCCTCGGCCTTTCCGAGGACGACATCGACGCCATTGCCGCGACCGAGGGCGTCACAGCGGTCCAGCCGGTGAAGTATCTGGACACCGAGGGCCGCTGGTCCAGCACCGACCAGCCCGCTGTCCTGCGCATCCAGCAGCTCCCGGCAGACCCCGGTGCCGACACGGCCGAGAATCTGAACCGCCCGCTGTTGCTGGCAGGCCGGATGCCCGAAGCTGCCGACGAATGCGTCGTGCATGTCATGGGCCACGGGGAAGAGATCCCCATCGGCACCACGCTGACCCTGCCGGACGGCACCGACGGCCTCGCCCGCACCTCTTATACCGTGGTGGGGCAGGTGCAAGACCCGTTGCATTTTTCCTCCGACCAGGAGACTTCCACCGCCGGCGACGGCGTTCTGGACGCCATCGTCTACGTCTCGGACGGTCAGCTGACTGCCGATTATTACACCGTTTGTTATATCAAGGTCAAGAATGCCGACCAGTATGACAACTATTCCGATGAATACCAGACGGCCGTGGATGCCGTCGCCGACCGGCTGACCTCCATCAGCGGCGCACAGTGCACCACCCGCCGGGAAGCCCTCATCGACGACGCCACTGCCAAACTGACCGATGCCAAGCAGACCTACGACGAGCAGAAAGCAGAGGCCGAACGCCAGTTTGCACAGGCCGAACAGAAGCTCGACGAGGCCCAAGCCCAGCTCACCGCCGCCAAAGCGCAGCTGGAGCAGGGCGAAGCAGAGTACACCTCCGGCAAAGCGCAGCTGGCCCAGCAGAAAGCCGCCCTGCCCGACACCATGCAGAGCGGTGCGGACAAAGTGCTGGACGGCGAGGAGCAGATCCTGGAATTTGAAGATCAGCTCCAGCAGATCGAGCTTCTGGTCAACCTGAAGCAGGTGGCCGACCCGCTGCTGACCTATGCCGAAGCCGCGCTCCACAACGCGCAGAAAGCGCTCGACGAGGCCGAACCCGCCGACGAAGAATACACGGAGCTGCGGGATGCCCTCGCCAAGGCACAGGCCGCCTACGACAGCATCTATGCCCAGCTCAACGGCTACCAGCAGCAGCTGGACGAGGGCAAGCGGCAGATGTATGCCCAGGGGCTCCTCTCCTCGCCCAGCCTTTCCAATACGGAACTCGTCACCGAGGCCAAAGCCGCTCTGCGGAAGATGAAACTGGAACTGATGCAGGGCCAGCTGGGGCTTTCCACCGGCACCGCCTCTGCCTATTCCGCCTTTGCTGCCGCCGAACAGCAGCTCGCCGATGCCCGCACCCGGCTGGATGACGGCTGGGCCGAATACGATACCGGCAAAGAGCAGCTGGACGCCTCCCGCACTGAATACGCAACGCAGAAAGCCGAGGCGGAGCAGAAGCTCGCGGACGGCCAGAAGCAGATCGACGATGCCGAAGAGCAGATCTCTGACATCCAGAACGGCGAGTGGTACGTCCTCGACCGAAACAGCACCATGAGCTTCGTCACCTTTGAGCAGTATGCCGACCGGATGGACGCCATCGCACGGGTCTTCCCCGTGTTCTTCTTCCTGGTGGCGGCACTGGTGGCCTCCACCACCATGACCCGCATGGTGGACGAGAACCGCCTGCAGATGGGCACCCTGAAAGCGCTGGGCTACTCCAACACAGCCATTGCGGGCAAGTACCTGTTCTACGGCCTGGCCTCCAGCATCCTGGGCAGCATCCTGGGCATGGCGGTGGGCTTCGTCGTCTTCCCCACCATCATCTGGCAGGCCTATCAGACCATGGTGTTCCGCCTGCCCACCTTCACCCTGCAATTCTACCCCGGCATGGCCGTGGGAAGCGTCCTGCTCAGTGCGGCCGTCATCGGCATCACCACCTGGGAGGCCTGCCGCGCCAGCCTGCGCGAGAAGACCGCCGCCCTGCTCCTGCCCCGCGCACCGGTGGCCGGCAAGCGCATCTTCCTCGAATACATCACCCCGCTGTGGAAGCACATGAGCTTTTCCCAGAAGACCACGGCTCGCAACCTGTTCCGGTATAAGAAGCGCTTCTTCATGACCGTGCTGGGCGTGGCGGGCTGCACGGCCCTGCTGCTCATCGGCTTTGGCATCCAGGATTCCATCCTGCCCATGCTCAACCGCCAGACCACCGAGCTGAACCACAGCGACCTGACCATCTCGTACAGCGACACCAGAGCCTTTTCCGTGGAACACGGTCTGGGCGATGTGCTGGATTCCAGCGCCGATGTGACCAGCTGGGGCCGTTTCTACAACAAGAGCGTGACCCTCTACAATGCCAGCGGCGACAAGCAGACCGTAAGCATCGTGACGGCAGAAGACGAGAGCCAGATGACCGCATATTTCACCTTTCGCACCCGGCAGGGGCACAAGGCCATCCCCTTTGACGATAACAGTGCCATCCTGACCGAGAAGACCGCCGAGAGCCTGGGCCTTGCGGTGGGCGACACCTTTGAGGTGGAGACCAGCGATGGCAGCCGCAAAACGTTGACCCTGACCGGCATCACCGAGAACTACGTCTTCACCCGGCTGTACCTCTCGCAGGCGCAGCTCCGGACGCTGACGGGCGGCACCCTGCCGGAGTGGAACACCGTTTACGGCCAGACCGACTGCCCCACCTCGGACGACCGCAACACCCTGCGCACCGACCTGCTGGCCTGCAATTACGTCAGCGGGGTCTCCTTCATGGAGGACACGACCGAAATGTTCGACAACCTCATCGGCTGCCTGAACTATGTGGTCATCCTGATCATCGTCTGTGCCGCTGCGCTGGCCGCCGTGGTGCTCTACAACCTCATCAGCGTGAACCTTGGCGAGCGCAAAAAGGAGCTGGCCACCATCAAGGTGCTGGGCTTCTTCGACAACGAGGTCTACCGCTACATCTTCCGCGAGATCGACCTGCTGGCCCTCATCGGGTCGCTGGCGGGCCTTGCGCTGGGCGTGCCGCTGCATCAGTTCATCGTCCGCACCGTGGAGATGGACCAGATGATGTTCATCCGCTCCATCGCACCCCGCAGCTACCTGTTCAGCGTAGCCCTCACCCTCTTCTTCACCGTCGTCGTCTGCCGCCTCATGCGCCGCCATGTCCGGAACATCAGCATGGTCGAAAGCATGAAGGCACCGGAATAA
- a CDS encoding ferrous iron transport protein A, with the protein MKTLKDVKVGETATVARLHGEGPVKRRIMDMGITKGVEIYVRKVAPLGDPMELTVRNYELSVRKADAEMIEVV; encoded by the coding sequence ATGAAGACTTTGAAAGACGTCAAGGTCGGCGAAACGGCCACCGTGGCACGCCTGCACGGCGAAGGCCCGGTCAAGCGCCGCATCATGGACATGGGCATCACCAAGGGGGTCGAGATCTATGTCCGCAAGGTGGCACCTCTGGGTGACCCCATGGAACTGACCGTGCGCAACTACGAACTGAGCGTGCGCAAGGCCGACGCTGAAATGATCGAAGTGGTTTGA
- a CDS encoding ABC transporter ATP-binding protein, with the protein MEHFVEFENVSKYYQTGSVRIAAADRLNFYVDKGEFCIIVGPSGAGKTTLLNILGGMDTCDEGHVWLDGQDVSRFSEKELTQYRRYDVGFVFQFYNLVQNLTALENVELASEICRDPLDPKATLESVGLGERLNNFPAQLSGGEQQRVSIARALAKNPKLLLCDEPTGALDYKTGKQVLALLQRTCRETGRTVIVITHNTALTAMADRIIQVKSGQILSNQINEHPVPVEQIEW; encoded by the coding sequence ATGGAACACTTCGTGGAATTTGAAAATGTTTCCAAATACTACCAGACAGGCAGTGTCCGCATCGCCGCAGCGGACCGCCTGAATTTTTACGTGGACAAGGGCGAGTTCTGCATCATCGTCGGGCCGTCCGGTGCAGGCAAGACCACCCTGCTGAACATCCTCGGCGGCATGGACACCTGCGACGAGGGCCACGTCTGGCTCGACGGGCAGGATGTAAGTCGGTTCTCCGAGAAAGAGCTGACCCAATACCGGCGGTATGACGTCGGATTCGTCTTCCAGTTCTATAACCTCGTGCAGAACCTGACGGCGCTGGAAAACGTAGAACTGGCCAGCGAGATCTGCCGCGACCCGCTGGACCCCAAAGCCACGCTGGAAAGCGTCGGCCTCGGCGAGCGGCTGAACAACTTCCCGGCCCAGCTTTCGGGCGGCGAACAGCAGCGCGTCTCCATTGCGCGCGCCCTCGCCAAAAATCCGAAGCTCCTGCTCTGCGATGAGCCGACCGGTGCGCTGGACTACAAGACCGGCAAACAGGTGCTGGCCCTGCTGCAGCGCACCTGCCGCGAAACGGGCCGCACCGTCATCGTCATCACCCACAACACAGCCCTGACGGCCATGGCCGACCGCATCATCCAGGTGAAGAGCGGGCAGATCCTGTCCAACCAGATCAACGAGCACCCTGTGCCCGTGGAACAGATCGAGTGGTGA
- a CDS encoding GNAT family N-acetyltransferase: MYFIPFETARLRLRPQEAKDAGFALCIWGDPITGKYLTDPALDTIDNLNEYMELLRHLNDSADCYYVIAEDKVTGQAIGTCCAVIKENGRCWDIGYCIHPTCWRKGYAKEMVGALVDFGIQNGVKTFLADVAADNASSCGVMCSLGFAPSENGTFRRSGTKTEYKNLTFRKDL; this comes from the coding sequence ATGTATTTTATTCCTTTTGAAACCGCCCGGCTGCGCCTGCGCCCGCAGGAGGCCAAAGATGCCGGTTTTGCACTCTGTATCTGGGGCGACCCTATTACCGGAAAATACCTGACCGATCCAGCACTGGACACCATCGACAATCTCAATGAGTATATGGAACTTCTGCGGCATCTGAATGACAGCGCTGACTGCTACTATGTCATCGCAGAGGATAAAGTCACCGGCCAAGCCATCGGCACCTGCTGCGCCGTCATTAAGGAAAACGGACGCTGCTGGGATATCGGGTACTGCATCCATCCTACTTGCTGGCGAAAGGGCTACGCCAAGGAAATGGTCGGTGCACTGGTCGATTTTGGCATCCAGAACGGCGTCAAGACATTTCTTGCCGATGTCGCCGCTGACAATGCCAGTTCCTGCGGTGTAATGTGCTCACTGGGCTTTGCTCCTTCCGAAAATGGAACCTTCCGCCGCAGCGGAACGAAAACAGAATACAAAAATCTGACCTTCAGAAAAGACCTATGA
- a CDS encoding ABC transporter permease — protein sequence MAAFRAELQKAHRRHDLALCLFIPGIVVLWVGGLAPADPEELANGYSALLYSLPVIEAILMPVMMAVLASRLWDMEIKGNTAKLLYTLQSRRSLFAGKAVFGVLEVLLVTVLELACVPVLGRVHGYTEAFPTGQLVYLFVCTLAVDAMLFFGEFLLMLWVGNPLPALCVGIVGALVGLFSAFMPPLASYFVPFGYYIPLSAYEVANWDKATHTVTYGTRPFNWGLLAFTLALGAVLFALAWRKVQDEEV from the coding sequence ATGGCGGCTTTCCGTGCAGAACTGCAAAAAGCCCACCGTAGGCACGACCTTGCTCTCTGCCTGTTCATCCCCGGCATTGTCGTGCTATGGGTGGGCGGCCTTGCCCCGGCAGACCCGGAGGAGCTTGCCAACGGTTACAGCGCCCTGCTTTACAGCCTGCCCGTCATTGAAGCCATTCTGATGCCGGTGATGATGGCAGTTCTGGCCTCCCGGTTGTGGGATATGGAGATCAAAGGCAACACCGCCAAGCTGCTCTACACCCTGCAAAGCCGCCGCAGCCTGTTTGCAGGCAAAGCGGTCTTTGGGGTGCTGGAGGTGCTGTTGGTCACGGTGCTGGAGCTGGCCTGCGTTCCGGTGCTGGGGCGCGTTCATGGTTATACCGAAGCCTTTCCCACTGGGCAGCTGGTCTATCTGTTCGTCTGCACGCTGGCGGTGGACGCAATGCTCTTCTTTGGGGAATTTCTGCTGATGCTGTGGGTGGGCAATCCCCTGCCGGCGCTCTGCGTGGGCATTGTAGGGGCGCTGGTTGGGCTGTTCTCTGCTTTTATGCCGCCGCTTGCCAGTTACTTTGTACCCTTTGGGTACTACATCCCTCTGAGCGCCTACGAAGTGGCGAACTGGGACAAGGCTACCCACACCGTCACCTACGGCACCCGCCCCTTCAACTGGGGGCTGTTGGCCTTCACCCTTGCGCTGGGCGCTGTGCTGTTTGCCCTTGCGTGGCGCAAGGTACAGGACGAGGAGGTATAA
- a CDS encoding response regulator transcription factor, whose protein sequence is MTSIYDAELLLVDDNPDLLRLLCEQLSGAGYHHIRTAATCAAARAAFDAAPPHLMVLDINLPDGDGFSLFRALRARADVPALFLSARDADADRLFGLGLGADDYLTKPFLMQELLLRVQHILQRVYRTELARGASQQLTLGDRIVQLNDALVQLPDGSALPLTATELALLRKLAENRGHIVTYDALCEAVWGADYYGCENSLNVHIRHLREKLEPLPGRPQFLRTVRGIGYKLAGEVRS, encoded by the coding sequence ATGACTTCCATCTATGATGCCGAACTTCTTCTGGTGGACGACAACCCGGACCTGCTCCGCCTGCTCTGCGAACAGCTGAGCGGAGCCGGGTATCACCACATCCGCACCGCAGCCACCTGTGCCGCTGCGCGGGCTGCCTTCGACGCCGCACCGCCCCACTTGATGGTGCTGGACATCAACCTGCCGGACGGCGACGGGTTTTCGCTGTTCCGGGCGCTGCGGGCCAGAGCGGATGTCCCGGCGCTGTTCCTCTCCGCACGGGATGCCGATGCAGACCGGCTGTTCGGGCTGGGCCTTGGCGCAGACGATTATCTGACCAAACCCTTCCTCATGCAGGAGCTTCTCTTGCGGGTACAGCACATTTTGCAGCGGGTCTACCGCACCGAGCTGGCGCGGGGCGCTTCGCAGCAGCTGACACTGGGGGACCGTATCGTCCAGCTCAACGATGCGCTGGTCCAGCTTCCGGACGGTTCCGCCCTGCCCCTGACCGCCACCGAACTGGCTCTGCTGCGCAAGCTGGCCGAGAATCGGGGCCACATCGTGACCTATGACGCCCTGTGCGAAGCCGTCTGGGGCGCGGATTACTACGGCTGTGAAAACAGTTTGAACGTCCACATCCGCCACCTGCGCGAAAAGCTGGAGCCCCTGCCCGGCAGGCCGCAGTTTCTGCGCACCGTGCGGGGTATCGGCTACAAACTGGCCGGGGAGGTACGCTCATGA
- a CDS encoding DUF3793 family protein, producing MERNFETVMIEQCSPVLAGLKAAGLFRYETQDCKDLAERVRGWNARLGEKGLRVRVLKGCARTHRYLVYVYRENRLREVLSDENVRTFLVQEGYHLPEGADDCEPLLRQLSRRLCCEAEFPHEIGVFLGYPLTDVVGFIENQGRNFTCCGCWKAYGDRDAAERLFAQLNKCTRVYLRLFHSGTPIFRLAVAA from the coding sequence ATGGAGCGTAATTTTGAGACCGTGATGATCGAACAGTGCTCGCCGGTGCTGGCAGGCCTGAAAGCCGCCGGGCTCTTCCGCTATGAGACGCAGGACTGCAAAGACCTTGCCGAGCGGGTGCGCGGCTGGAACGCACGGCTGGGTGAGAAGGGTCTCCGGGTCCGGGTTCTCAAGGGCTGTGCCCGCACCCACCGGTATCTGGTCTATGTCTACCGGGAGAACCGCCTGCGCGAAGTGCTTTCGGATGAGAATGTCCGCACATTTCTGGTGCAGGAAGGCTACCATCTGCCCGAAGGGGCGGACGACTGCGAACCGCTACTGCGGCAGCTGTCGCGGCGGTTGTGCTGCGAGGCAGAGTTTCCGCATGAGATCGGCGTATTTCTGGGCTACCCGCTCACCGATGTGGTGGGCTTCATCGAGAATCAGGGCCGCAACTTTACCTGCTGCGGCTGCTGGAAGGCCTATGGCGACCGCGATGCCGCCGAGCGCCTGTTTGCCCAGCTGAACAAGTGCACCAGAGTATACCTGCGCCTGTTCCACAGCGGCACCCCGATCTTCCGCCTTGCCGTGGCGGCCTGA
- a CDS encoding ABC transporter ATP-binding protein, which yields MKSVIETHDLCKSYHGHPVVDHLNLTVPQGCVYGFLGPNGAGKSTTMKMLLGLVHPTGGSVELLGHTLNESSRMALLRQTGSLIESPSGYLHLTALENLAIVADLKAVDRKDIDRVLDIVHLTKDADRKVGQYSLGMKQRLGIAMALLGSPKLLILDEPTNGLDPAGIQEMRSLIAAMPQTTGATVLISSHLLGEIEQMVDQVGILNHGKLLFEGSLQQLQKHSRGGILLRVLDVSKALAVLNEQGMQAAARTEEPDVVLLPPQDDAALAALVCALAERGAGVVGLTAQTKSLEDIFLSLTQTSGEVA from the coding sequence ATGAAATCTGTGATCGAAACGCACGACCTTTGCAAAAGCTACCATGGTCACCCGGTGGTGGACCATTTGAACCTGACCGTCCCGCAAGGGTGTGTCTACGGCTTTTTAGGCCCCAACGGTGCGGGCAAATCCACCACCATGAAGATGCTGCTGGGGCTTGTGCACCCCACCGGCGGCAGTGTGGAGCTGCTGGGGCACACCCTGAACGAATCGAGCCGCATGGCCCTGCTGCGGCAGACCGGCAGCCTGATCGAATCACCGTCCGGCTATCTTCACCTGACGGCGCTGGAGAATCTGGCCATCGTGGCCGACTTAAAAGCCGTGGACCGGAAGGACATCGACCGGGTGCTGGACATCGTACACCTGACCAAAGACGCTGACCGGAAGGTGGGGCAGTATTCCCTTGGCATGAAGCAGCGGCTGGGCATTGCCATGGCGCTGCTGGGCAGCCCCAAACTGCTGATTTTAGACGAGCCCACCAACGGTCTGGACCCGGCGGGCATTCAGGAGATGCGCAGCCTCATCGCCGCCATGCCGCAGACCACCGGAGCCACCGTGCTGATCTCCAGCCACCTGCTGGGCGAGATCGAGCAGATGGTGGATCAGGTGGGCATCCTGAACCACGGCAAACTGCTGTTCGAGGGTTCTTTGCAGCAGCTGCAAAAACACAGCCGGGGCGGCATTCTGCTGCGGGTGCTGGATGTGTCAAAGGCCCTTGCCGTGCTGAACGAGCAGGGGATGCAGGCAGCAGCCCGGACGGAGGAGCCGGACGTCGTTCTGCTGCCGCCGCAGGACGATGCCGCGCTGGCGGCACTGGTCTGTGCGCTTGCCGAACGCGGGGCAGGTGTCGTGGGGCTGACGGCCCAGACAAAGAGCCTTGAGGATATCTTCCTCAGCCTGACCCAGACCAGCGGGGAGGTGGCGTGA